The genomic window ACTCCTCCTGGGTTGCCATGAACGGTTCGTCCTGGGTGCTCAAGACCGACGCAGCGGGCATGCCCGGAACCAACGCCGCCTACACGGTGACGGCCATCCCGGGACAGACAGGCCAGTTCCAAGTGGAAGGCATCAAGCCGGGCACCTATTGGCTGGAAGAGACCCAGGCCCCTGCCGGCTTCAACCTGTTGGCCGAGGCCGTCAGGTTCACGGTGGCAGCGGATGGCGTTGTCACCCTGGGCCAAGGCAGCGGCTCCGGCGTGGTCACCAGCGCGGACCAGGACGGTGACGGGATCTTCCTGGTCAGCGTGCGCGACGTACCGGCCCTGCAGATGCCCGAAACCGGAGGCATCGGCTATTGGCCATTTGCCTTGGCAGGCTCCGCCACGCTGCTCGCAGCCGCCGTCCTGGCTTCCGGAAACCTCCGCCGCAGGAAAGACCAACCGGCCACCTGAGGCACCATGCGTGACACCACTTCCGGGGAAACGCATGCCAAAAATGTTCACCTCCGAACACCGCACCACCACTAAGAAAGAGGACAGAAGTGAGTAATCACAGCTCACGGCGGCTTTTGAAGACCGCCGCCGCCACCATTACGGGGGCGGTGCTGGCAATGTCGTTCTCCATGGCTCCGGCATCGGCCGCTCCCCTTGTTGACGGTGACCAGACGGGGTCCATCACCGTTCACAAGTTTGAACGTCCGGACACCCCCACCGGCTTGCCCAACAACGGCACCGTGGTTGATACCACCGGCCTTAACCCGCTGGCAGGCATCGAATTCACCATCCAGCAGGTCAACACCATCGACCTGTCCAGCAACGCCGGATGGGAAGCTGCACACAACCTGAGCAGCGTCTTCTCGGCAAGCGACCCGGCAGGTTCCATTTCCGGGGCAGGCTTCACGCTTGGATCTGCGCAGACGGACACCACCAACGCTGCCGGCACTGCTGCTTTCGGCAACCTCCCTGTTGGCCTGTACCTGGTCTCGGAAACGGCGTACCCGTCCGGCGTCACGCCTTCGGCACCGTTCCTGGTTTCCGTTCCGTTGACGGACCCGGACAACAAGGACAACTGGCTTTACGACGTCCACGTATACCCCAAGAACTCCGTCACGGGTGCAGAGAAGACTGTCACCGATGCTCCTGACATCAAGCTGGGCGACCAGATCGACTACACGATCACCGGTGACATCCCCAATGACGCAGTCATCGACGGCTACAAGATTGTTGATCAGCTCGATACCAAGCTGAGCTACGTCGATGCCACGGCAACGCTGGTTGATGGCACGGTCATCACCAAGGGCACCGACTACACGGTGAACTTCGATGCCGCCACGAACACTGTTTCGGCAGTCTTCACGCCGGCCGGCCTGGCAGTGCTTGCAGCACACAACGACACCCGCGTCCAGCTGGTTGTGAACACCACCGTCAACACCATTGGCGAGATCGAAAACGAAGCCTTGATCTACCCGAACCTGGGCAGCTTCACCACCGCTCCGGGCCAGCCCGGCGGCCCGATCGTCACCCCTCCCGTAGTCACCAAGTGGGGCGAGATCACCCTCCAGAAGGTCAACGAGACCGGTGCTGCACTGGCTGGTGCTTCCTTCTCGGTGTACGCCACCGAGGCTGACGCCCTGGCCGGAACCAACCCCATCACCCTCAACGGCACGAGCACCTTCACCGTTGCTGCTGATGGCACGCTGACCATTTCCGGCCTGCGTTACTCGGGTTGGGCCAACGGCGCAGCTGTTGCTCCCGGCTCGGCTGACTACCGCACGTACTACCTCGTGGAAACCACCGCTCCCTCCGGCTACGAGCTGTTGGCAGAGCCGGTCTCCTTCCTGGTGGATGCAGCAACCACTGCTGTGGGCATCGACCTCGAGGTCAAGAACGTACCGTCCAACGGCGGCTTCGAGCTGCCGCTGACCGGTGGCGTTGGAACCGGTCTGCTGTACGGAGCCGGCCTCCTCCTGGTCGCCGGTGCCAGCCTGCTGTTCGTCCGCACACGCAGGACAACCAACAGCTAACACCTGGGGCCGGCCAAAGCCGTGCTCCTGGTAACAACAGGGTGGGGGAAGACGCATGAACTGCGTTTTCCCCCACTTTGGTTCCTGCATGTACCGTTATCTGCCCAGGATTCAGATGCCACAACTCCCAGCCCGTATCCGCAACCTTCCCCACCATTGGAGCAAACAGCGGCTGTTCATAGTCCTTGCTGCTGTGATCGGTGTGGGGGTGCTCCTGTATCCGACCGCTGCCGCCTGGTTCTCTGACCGGGTCCATGCCACGGAAATCAGCGGCTACGTGGACTCGGTGGAGAACCTCAATCCCTCGCAGCAACAGGCGCTCCTGGACGAGGCCCGCACCTTCAACGACCGCCTCCCGGCAGGGCCCCTCCGCGATCCCTACTCCCTCAATGAAAAGGGGGAGCAGACTGTCATCGGTGCCGGGTCCGAGGCCTACAAGAAGATGCTCGCAGTGGGGCCGGGCGGCATGATGGGCCGGATCAGCATTCCCTCCATCCATGCGGACCTGCCGATTTTTCACGGCACCGACGAGGACGCGCTCTCCAAGGGAGTCGGGCACCTGTTTGGCTCGGCGCTTCCCGTAGGCGGCGAAGGCACCCACAGTGTCCTGACGGGGCACTCCGGCTTTGTCAACGCCACCCTCTTTGACCACGTAGACCAGATGGCCAAAGGCGATGTCTTCAGCATTTCGACCCTGGACGAAACCCTGTACTACAAGGTGGACCAGATCCTGACGGTCCTTCCGGACGAGACAGATGCACTCCGGAAGGTCGAGGGGAAGGACTACGTCACCCTCATTACGTGCACGCCCAAGGGGGTCAACAGCCACAGGTTGCTGGTGCGGGGCGAACGCACGGAGCCCCCGACCACCGGTGATGGCCAGCAAGTCCTACCCAGTACCGCGATCGATCCCGGCTTTCCCTGGTGGGCCTTGGCCATGCTGGGCATCATTTTTGTTGCTGTGGTGGTGACCCGGCCACGTACCCGCAAGGATCAGGAAGCGGAAACGGCCATGCCTGAAGCCCGGCAGGAAGCCGCCCAGGCAGCCGCGCAGGCAGCCGCGCCCCAATCCGCCCAGGCAGCCGCGCCCCAATCCGCCCGGGCAGCCGCCCCTGAAGCCGCGCAGGCATCCGTGCCGGAAACCGCGCACGCAGCCGCACCTGAATCCGCCCTTTTGGACGAACTCCTAAATCGTGCCGATCCCTGAACCGGTGCGTTCTTCGCTCCAGCCCTACTAGTCTTGGCGCATGACGACACGAGCCAATGAACTCACTGCCCTGATCACGGGGGCCACGGCCGGGCTCGGTGCTGAATTTGCGCGCCAGCTTGCCGAAGCCGGACATCACGTGGTGCTGGTGGCCCGCGACGAGGACCGCTTGAAGGAAAAGGCCGCCGAGCTCGAACGCGACTTCAGTATCTCGGCGGAGGTCCTTCCCGCTGACCTGACCACCGGCGTCGGGGTTTCGGCAGTTGCCGACCGCCTCAGGGATGCCGCCCGGCCCGTGGACGTGCTGGTCAACAACGCAGGTATAGGTCTTCTGAAGTCTTTTGAACGCAATGACCTGGACGAGGAACGGCGGCACCTGAGGCTGCATGTGCAGACGCCCATGGAGCTGTGCCACGCAGCGTTGGAGGTCATGTTGGCCCGGGGCAAAGGAAGGATCATTAACGTGGCCAGCGTTGCTGCCTTCGCCAACCGCGGCACCTATTCGGCGGCCAAGGCCTGGCAGGTGACCTTCAGCAGGTGGGCCAACATCACGTATGCGAAGTCCGGGGTGCAGGTTACCGCTGTATGCCCCGGTTTCACCCACACAGAATTCCATGACCGCATGGGGATGGACAAGTCGGTAGCCCCCCGCTTCCTCTGGTTGACGGCCGAACGGGTAGTGCGCGAAGGACTCGAGGACAACGCCAACGGCAAGGGCGTTTCCATCCCGACGCGCCGCTACAAAGTGGTCACCTTCTTTGCCCGGGTTCTCCCGGCCAAGCTGACGTCCGGCCCACCCCGCAAACCGCTGGAGCCGTAGCTCTGCTGGAAGGGGAGGGGCTTACTGCGGGTCCCGTCGCGCCCGGACCAGCACCGCCACCGCGATCCCGACCACAGCCCCCACAAAGGTCTCGATGGCGCGCTCCATCACCAGCACGCCAGGATCCATGGGCGCTGCCAACTGCGCGATCAGCAGTATCACCGGCGTAAAGAACACCATGGCCCACCCATAGTGCCGGGCCATGAAAAGCTCGGTGGGAAACTGGCAAAGGACCACCAGCACGGCCAGCACCACGGCGGTTTGACCGGGGAAGTACTGAAGCGGCGATAGCGGACTGGGGAAAAGTACGACGGCGACCACCGCCAACCCGAGGAACGTCCCCACGATGCGGTGGATGCCCCGGTGGACGCGGCTGGGGAGGTCGGCTCCGGCAAGGGGCACGGCCGCGGCAGCCATGGCCCAGTGGGGATGCCCGCTTCCGCTCAGCACTCCGATGGTCCCGGCCGCACTGACGGCGAGCGAGTAGCGCGCGGCGTGGACCAAGGCAGCCTGGACCAACGCTGCCTGGCGCCGGGGACCGCGGAGGACGGGAACATCGCGGGCCGCACCGGACTCCCACCTGCGGTGCCGGAACCAACCGGCAAAGCCGACTACGAGTGAAAAGGCGGCGGACCCGGCCCCGATGAGTACCGCCGTCGTGGGTGGCACGCTGGTTGGCACCGAAGCGCAAGCGCCCAGTGCGAGGATCCCGAAGAACGGGCCAATGGGCTTGAGCCGGACAGCATCGGCGTAAAGCGAGCCGGCACCTGCGAACACCGTAGCTATCAGGACAAGCCACCAGGAGTGAATGTGGTTGACCGAAAGGACGACGCCGATGCCCAGCCCGCCCACCAGGAACAGGGCCGCCTGCGCTTGATGCTTGAGCCTGAGCTGGTGCGTCTCGTTGCGCCCGTACATGCCGGTCAGCGCGCCGAATACGGCGTACATCATGAGGTCCGGGCGGCCGATGAGGATGAGGAACAACCCTGGCACGGCGACGCTCAGCGCAACCCGAACTGCGGAGAGGCGATCATTGTTGGCAGGGCCAAGCCGGTGCAATTCGCGGGCATGGGTGATGATTGCGGGCACCGGAAAACACCACCGATCAGTTAGGGTCTGCCCTTGAAAATTATCAGGATCCTGCCAGCTGCCGCCATTAGCCCGGTCACAAGCCGTAGCGGACTCCGGCGCGCGGACAGGGCAACGTCTGGGAAGATCGAGATATGCCCGTAGCTTTCGTATGCCGCACCCGCAGTTCCATGTCACCGCAGGAGCTGTTCGATCTCTCCCGCAACATCGACGCCCATGTGGGGTCCATGACCAAGAGCCGCGAGAAGGCAATCGGTGGAGTGACCAGCGGCCTCATCTCCCAAGGCGAAACGGTGACGTGGCAGGCATGGCACCTCGGAGTCCGGTTCCGTATGACCAGCCGCATCACGGGCATGGAGGCGCCGTCGTCGTTCTCTGACGAACAGGTGAAAGGCCCTTTCAAGTACCTCCGGCACACACACGAGTTCCGGCCGGACGGCGACGGGACGCTCATGGTGGACACGGTGGAATTCGCTGCACCGTTCGGCCCCTTGGGCAGGCTGGCGGAGAAGCTGGTCCTGGCCCGTTACATGGAGAACCTGATCGGGAAGCGAAACGAATTCCTGGTTGCGCAGGCACCGTCGGCTGCAACTCCGCCCAGTCCGGATTCCCGGCAATGATCAGGCTCGCGCATGCGGACGATCTTCTGATGATGCAGGATATCGAACGTGCCGCGGGCCAGGCTTTCCGGTCGCTCGGCATGGACTCCGTGGCGGAGGACGAGCCCCTGACAGTCGAGGAACTGCACGCTTATGCTGCAGGGGGTCGCGCCTGGGTTTTTGTGGACGGACTCGACTATCCGGTGGCTTACCTCCTGGCGGACGTTGTTGACGGCAACGGCCATGTGGAACAGGTCAGCGTCCACCCGGACCATGCCCACCAGGGATTGGGGCGTGAACTGCTGCATGCGGCGCGTGTGTGGACCAGGGGGCACGGAATGCTGCGTCAAACCCTGTGCACGTTCCGCGACGTCCCATGGAATGCCCCGTATTACCGCCGGCTGGGTTTTGAAGTGCTCGACGCCGGAAGTTGGGGCCCGGAGCTGGCCCACCTGATGGAGCACGAAGCTGAGTTGGGCCTGACCCGCTGGCCGCGGGTGGCGATGTGGCGTCCTGCGGTTCCGCCGATCAATTCCGGGCCCGGCGCCTAGCTGGCTTTAGGGCCTGACTACTAGCCGGTTTTTTTGGCCGGCTTGGTGCCCAAGGCCATGTTGATTGCCCAGCCGAGCAGGGTGACCAGCACTATGGCGCCGGCCATGCTCAGGAGTTGGGCTGGTGCGGCAAGTATCCCCAGGCTCACAATCAGGGTGGTGGCCCCGGCCGGGGGATGGGGCATCTTGATGGCCGTCAGCACCATGGTGGTGACGGCCACGGAGAGTGCACCCGCAATCACAAAGCGGGGATTGAGTCCGCCGACCGGCGCGGGAGCGGCGTTCATGAGGCCCATCGCGTAGAAACAGCCCACGCCCGCGAGCAGCCCGACGCCGTGACCCACCAGGGCATTGAGCGGCCGCGCCGATTTCTGTTCCGGCGACTCGAAAAACAGCATCACCGTGGGTCCCAGGCTCGGGAACAACCACGGCAGGTGTGTCATCAAGCCAACAATGCCGGCGGCTCCGAGGACCAGGAGGCACAGGATTGCGGCATAGCCGGCCGCGCCCACCTCTCCAGCGGTCGCTTTCGCCCGTTCCAGGACCGGTACCTGTGACATGCTGGACCTCCTCCGACGCAACCCGGACAAAGCCGCACTGTGCTTTGCCCATCGCAGGTGATGTACCCGTCAACGGCCCGGTAAAACGGCGAGCCCCGGTAAAACGGCAATCAGCCAGGCGTTAGTCCGCCACCAGCTCTACCTCGTAACTGTCCGTGTTGAGCAGGTACGCGGCGTAGTGGTCCGGTCCTCCGGCGTGGGGGTATTTGGACTCGAACATTTCATACCAGCCCGCATCGGCGCCGAGTGCACGGATCCTGTCCACGTTCTGGCGGGTTCCTGCGTGGAAGGCAATGTGGTTCAACCCAGGGTCGGTGCGCCTGTGCGCTGTCCCTGTGATGGCATCGGTCTGTTCCACCACCACGTAAGTGCCATCGAGCTTCCAGCTGCACCCGGTGGGCCACTCTTGAAATGGCACATACCCGAGCTCGCCCAGCAGCCACCCCCACTCTTCCCTTGCCCGTTCAAGGATCGGTACCCAGATTTCAAGATGGTGGATGGCCCCTGTGGGCCTTGGGGATTCCGAAGCAACCTCATGCATGCGCCGAGTCTACGAGGTCCGTGCCCGTTCCACATCCGCTGCGCTCGCCGAGCCGCCGCGGGTACTTTCTACTTCCTGAGCCTGACACGTACGGCGGCACCGGCGCAGAGGATCACCGCGAGCCCTCCCACTACGGTGGTCCACGTCATCGGCTCGCCCAGGAGGAGGCCGGCCCACGCGATGGTCATGACGGGTTGGACGAGTTGGATCTGGCTGACTTGGGCCATGGGTCCGATGGCCAGTCCGCGGTACCAGGCGAAGAAGCCCAGGAACATGCTCACCACGCCCAGGTACGCGAAGGACAACCACGGGAGGGGAGTAGCGCCAGGCATTCCGGAGCCCAGGGACAGCGCCGTCAGGAGGATCATGACGGGTGAAGCCACCACCAAAGCCCAGGAGATGGTCTGCCACGCCCCGAGTTCCCTGGCCAGCAACCCGCCTTCCGCGTAGCCAATGGCCGCCGCCACCACGGCACCCAGCAACAGAAGGTCGGCCCAGTGCAGCGAACCGAAACCACCGGACTGCACCAGCGCGAACACCACAGCGGCCACCACGCCCACTGCCGTGAGGGCCCAAAAGAGCAGCCGCGGACGTTCCCGCCCCCGGATCACCGCAACAGTCGCCGTGGCTGCCGGCAGCAGCGCGATCACCACTGCTCCATGGCTGGCGGACGTACTGGTCAAGGCGAAGGTGGTCAGCAGCGGGAACCCTGCCACGATTCCTCCGGCCACCACGGCCAGGCGAATCCATTGCCTGCCCCGGGGGAACCGCTGCCGGGTCAGGCCGAGGGCAAGCGCTGCAAGAAGGGCCGCCACCACTGCACGGCCCGCGCCAATGAACAGTGGCGACATGCCGGCCACGGCTACCCGGGTGAGGGGCACCGTGAAGGAGAAAGCGACGACGCCGAGGAGGCCCCACCAGATACCGGTCGAAGTCCGGGTGGATATCACTGGCCGTAAAAGTGTAGTAGCGCTACTATTGTGACTCATGAATAACGATAGCAGTTCCCGGATCGTCTCGGAATTGAAGGAGTGGATCGCCGGGGCTGCTCCGGGAGCCAGGCTGCCGTCCACCCGACACCTCGTGACCGAGTACCAGGCCAGTCCGGTCACCGTCCAAAAAGCGCTGCGGACCCTCACAGCGCAAGGGCTGATCGAGAGCCGTCCGGGCGTTGGAACCTTCGTGAGGGCGTACCGGACCGCCAGGCCCTCGGATTACGGCTGGCAGACAGCGGCATTGCGTGCCGCCCAAACCGCACGGCCTCTGAACTCTGCCGCCATGCGTAGCGCCGCCAATGACGTTATCGCCTTCCACTCCGGCTATCCGGACCGTGAACTACTTCCCGAACGACTCGTCCGCGCCGCCCTCACTCGTGCCGCAAGGGGAGACGCGGCCCTGTCCAGGCCCCCGGCCCAAGGACTTCCCGAACTCCAGACCTGGTTCGCGCAGGAACTCAGTACCTCAACCCCGGTGGGCGTCACGCCGCCCCAGCCCAGCGACGTCGTGGTTCTTCCCGGCAGCCAAAGCGGACTCAGCTCGATTTTCCGCGGCCTGGTGGGCCACGGCCAACCGCTGCTGGTGGAGTCGCCCAGCTACTGGGGTGCGCTGCTGGCAGCGGGCCAGGCCGGCGTCAACGTCATTCCTGTTCCGTCCGGTCCTGAAGGCCCGGATCCGGAAGAACTGGACAGGGCGTTCGAGGAATCGGGCGCCCGGTTGTTCTACGCACAGCCCAACTTCGCCAACCCCACGGGCGCGCAATGGTCGGCGGAACGGGGTGAGGAAGTCCTGCACATCGTCCAACGCCACGGAGCTTTCCTTGTGGAGGACGACTGGGCTCACGACTTCGGCATCACGGCCCCGTCGGTTCCGCTCGCCGCCAGGGACGATTCCGGCCACGTGGTCTACATCCGCTCGCTGACCAAGAGCGTTTCACCGTCGATCCGCGTCGCCGCCGTCATCGCCCGGGGGCCCGTCCGCGAACGCATCATGGGTGCACAGGCCGCCGAATCGATGTACGTCAGCGGGCTGCTTCAAGCGGCAGCGCTCGACGTCGTCACCCAGCCCGGGTGGCAGACGCATCTTCGCGGACTCAGCCATCAACTGCAGTCACGCCGCGACCTCCTGGTCACCAGCCTCCGGGAGCATGTTCCGCAGGCCCACCTTAACCACCTGCCCAAGGGCGGTTTGAACCTGTGGCTGCGGTTGCCGGACGGGTTCGACGTCGATCGCCTCACCAAGGACTGCGAGGTGGCCCGGGTGCTCATTGCCGCGGGCACGGAGTGGTTCCCCGCGGAACCGGAAGGGCCGTACATCCGGCTCAATTTCGCCGGGCCCAACCCGGGCGGATTCCCGGAAGGTGCGCGGATCATCGGCGAAGCAGTGAAGGCCCAGTTGGGGCTTTAACAGCCGCAGCCACCAACCTCAAGGAGAGCGCCTTGGGGTTGGTGGCTACGCTGGGCGGCAGGATCGCCGCGAACTAACCGAGTCGCTTGCAATAAGCGTCGCTATGCAGAAGTTGCAGGCAAAGAGTTCCTAAGCGGGGGTCAGGTCCTTGTTGCCTTTACCGAACACTGCATCATCGATCGGCTGGCCGTCGAACGGCATCTCGTCCAGGTTGATGAGCGGGTTGGTGTCCTGCGTTTCGACGAGCTCGCGTGCCTCGGCCTGGGTGTCCACGCTGGGCATGGATCCGGGCAGGGGACGCTGGGCGGATTCGCGCAGGAAGTAGATGGCGATTGCGCCCACAATGGACGTGGCCATCAGGTAGTACGCCGGCATCATGTCATCGCCGGTTCCCTCGATCAGGCCCTGCACGATGAACGGCGTGGTTCCACCGAAGATCGCCACCGAGAAGTTGTACGCGATGCCCATTCCGCCATAGCGGCTGGACGTCGGGAACAGTGCCGGCAGGGCAGAGGCCAGGTTGGCGATGTAGAACGTCACCGGGAAGGCGATCAGTGCGAGCCCGGCCAGGGTGGACCAGATTTCGCCAATGCCGATCAGCATGAAGGCCGGAACCGAGAAGACGATGGTGCTGCCTGCGCCAACCCACAGCACGGGGCGGCGGCCGATGCGGTCCGAGAGCTTACCGGTCAGCGGGATGCACACGGCCATGATCACCAGGACCGGGATGGTCAGCAGGGTGCCGTGGACGGGATCATAGCCCTTGGAGTCCGTGAGGTACGTGGGCATGTACGACGTCAGGGCGTAACCAACGGTGTTGGCTGCGGCTGCGAGGATCATGGCCAGCACAATCTGGCGCCAGTAGGCCTTGATAATGCCGATGGGTCCCTTGGCAACGGCAGCGTCCTGTGCTGCTGCATCCTTGGCGGAAGCTTCCTGGGCGTCCAGAGTTGCCTGGAACTGGGGGGATTCCTCGATCTTGCTGCGGAAGTACACGGCGATCAGGCCCAGCGGACCGGCGATCAGGAACGGAATCCTCCAACCCCATTCCTCCATGGCTGCCTGTCCGAGCGTGAGCTGCAGGACCGAAACCAGGGCGGCACCAAGGGCAAAGCCGATGTAGCTGCCCATATCCAGGAAGCTGGCAAAGTAGCCGCGGCGCTTATCCGGGGCGTACTCGCTGACAAAGGTTGTGGCACCGGCGTATTCGCCACCGGTGGAGAAGCCCTGGATGAGCTTGAGGATCACCAGCAGTGCGGCGGCCCAGATGCCGATCTGCGCGTAGCCGGGAAGGAGGCCGACGGCGAAGGTACTGGCCGCCATGAGCATCAGTGTTGCTGCGAGGACCTTCTGGCGTCCCACCTTGTCGCCCAGCCAACCGAACACGATGCCACCGAGGGGGCGTGCGATGAAGGTTGCGGCGAAGGTGCCCAGAAGGAAGAGTGTCTGGACGGACTTGTCTGCTTCGGGCAGGAAGACAGGGCCCATGGTGGTGATGAGGTAGCCGAACACGCCGACGTCGTACCATTCCATGGTGTTGCCGACGATGGTGCCGCCGAGTGCTTTGCGCAGCATCGGCTTGTTCACCACGTTGACGTCGGACTCTTTGAGCCGGCGCTTCGGGCGAAGCTTCGTTTTCTTCGTTGCGTTCTTTACTGCGTTTGCGGCGCCCGTGGGGGCTGCCGATTCCTGGTTTCCGGTGGCGTTCCTTGCGCCATCCGGAGAGACGGACGTGCTTTGGTCTATGGGCATTTGGGCTTCTCCTAGGGAGGTCATTTGCTTGCGACTTCTGCTGCCCCGCTCTGGGCAGGGTTTCAATTTTACGGGTTTTGGGCCGAAAACCCGAGTTGAGATCCGATTTTTAGGCCCTCTGAGGGCGCAAATTGCCTAGGTGTGTTGCATCTCATTACCCGCTCTTGCCCTGCAATCATGCGGATGTCCGGCCGTTTTTGCCCTCCGGAGCCCGTTGTTACCAAATTGTTTAGCTACACCCACGTAACGGGGCTGATTCGGGCCTAAAAGCTGACGGTTTGGGAGGAGCCGCGCAGATCGTCGTGCCCACGAGTGCGGCTGACGAGCGGTTGCGTGAGAGCAATGAGTCGATGGCATATTGACGGCGGCCACCGGCTCTACACCGATGGCCACCGCTCCCGGTTAGGGGATGTTGTGCCAGAACAGGCGGACGACATCAACGACTAGTCGGATGATGTTCACCGCCAGATTCCAGGCGCCCCATGGTTCTTCACGTTTCCGTTTGGATTCCATGCCGGCACCTCCTCCCGGAGGAACAGGGCACGGGCTACACGTGTCTAGGAGCACAACAACGTTGCGCCCCACGTGCGTAGGGCCATACACTCAAAGTGTTCGGATTTGAGGATATGACCCTCTGACCGCACCAATGAGCGCACCGCGCTGAACAAAGACCCGATTGCACTCGGGTCTTTTGTTCTTTAACGGCACCTCAGGCTCTTGCCTGATGATCCCAGCGTAACGGCCACGAGACACCCCAACGACCACACCAGCGCAGCCTCAGGCGTTAAGCCGAGCGTCCGCAAACCGAGGAGCCATAGACTCCATCTGCTCCATCACCAGTTTGATCGCTTCCGGTTGCTTGTCCGGCGGGTACCCGAAACGGACCAGAAGCCTTTTGATCGATGAACGAAGTTTTGCCCTGACGTCATCGCGTACCGTCCAGTCGGTCCGAACGTCCCGGCGCATCACCGCCAGCAGCTCGCGGGCGATATCGGCGAGCACGCCTTCGCCCTGTATCTCCACGGCAGACTCGTTCGAGGCCACAGCGTCGTAGAAGGCCAGTTCGTCCGAATTCAGAGGGGGACTGAAATGGGCGCCTCGATTGCCCTCGGCCGCGACTTCGCGTGCCAGCTCGACCAACTCGGCGATGATCTCCGCCGACGTCAGCTGCTGGTTGGTGTACTTTCGCATCAGCTCGGTAATGCGTTCTGAGAAGGCCCGTTGGCGAATCACGTTGTTTCGGGTCGCAACAGCAGACTCGTCAGCGATGAGCTTCCGCAGTGCCTCTATTGCCAGTTGCGGGTTGCGGGCATTCTGGGTCTTGGCCATGAATTCCGGCGTCAGGTCGTCCAGCGAGGGCTTCGGCATGCCAGCTGCCTCGTAGATGTCCAGTACCTCTCCGGAAGAGGTTGCTGACGCCACGAGGTTACCCAGCAGCCGCTGGATCTCCTCCGGCACCGGCTCCCCGCTGGCCTGTCGGTCTGCGGCGTCGAACTTGGCCATGTAGACCCGCGTCTCCTCGTAGATCTGGATTTCGGGCAGAAGTTCAGCCAAGTTATCCGAGCCGGAACACAGCGCCCACGCCCGTGACAGCTGGCCGGAGTACCGGCGGTACTTTGAGGCCAGAGTTTCTTCGCCTTCAGCCGGCTTGTTCCCCGGTGTTTCCGGGCTCCGCAGGTAGTTGGCCGCGCCCGTGGCAGCGCTGACAAAGGCCCGCGGGCCGCCCTTCATCAACACGGATTTCCAGTCGTATCCGGAGAGCATCCCACGGAGGTTTTCAACCAGCGACACCGTATGCCCAACCACTTCGTCGACGCTCTTGCCGAC from Arthrobacter sp. StoSoilB20 includes these protein-coding regions:
- a CDS encoding MFS transporter produces the protein MPIDQSTSVSPDGARNATGNQESAAPTGAANAVKNATKKTKLRPKRRLKESDVNVVNKPMLRKALGGTIVGNTMEWYDVGVFGYLITTMGPVFLPEADKSVQTLFLLGTFAATFIARPLGGIVFGWLGDKVGRQKVLAATLMLMAASTFAVGLLPGYAQIGIWAAALLVILKLIQGFSTGGEYAGATTFVSEYAPDKRRGYFASFLDMGSYIGFALGAALVSVLQLTLGQAAMEEWGWRIPFLIAGPLGLIAVYFRSKIEESPQFQATLDAQEASAKDAAAQDAAVAKGPIGIIKAYWRQIVLAMILAAAANTVGYALTSYMPTYLTDSKGYDPVHGTLLTIPVLVIMAVCIPLTGKLSDRIGRRPVLWVGAGSTIVFSVPAFMLIGIGEIWSTLAGLALIAFPVTFYIANLASALPALFPTSSRYGGMGIAYNFSVAIFGGTTPFIVQGLIEGTGDDMMPAYYLMATSIVGAIAIYFLRESAQRPLPGSMPSVDTQAEARELVETQDTNPLINLDEMPFDGQPIDDAVFGKGNKDLTPA
- a CDS encoding PLP-dependent aminotransferase family protein produces the protein MNNDSSSRIVSELKEWIAGAAPGARLPSTRHLVTEYQASPVTVQKALRTLTAQGLIESRPGVGTFVRAYRTARPSDYGWQTAALRAAQTARPLNSAAMRSAANDVIAFHSGYPDRELLPERLVRAALTRAARGDAALSRPPAQGLPELQTWFAQELSTSTPVGVTPPQPSDVVVLPGSQSGLSSIFRGLVGHGQPLLVESPSYWGALLAAGQAGVNVIPVPSGPEGPDPEELDRAFEESGARLFYAQPNFANPTGAQWSAERGEEVLHIVQRHGAFLVEDDWAHDFGITAPSVPLAARDDSGHVVYIRSLTKSVSPSIRVAAVIARGPVRERIMGAQAAESMYVSGLLQAAALDVVTQPGWQTHLRGLSHQLQSRRDLLVTSLREHVPQAHLNHLPKGGLNLWLRLPDGFDVDRLTKDCEVARVLIAAGTEWFPAEPEGPYIRLNFAGPNPGGFPEGARIIGEAVKAQLGL
- a CDS encoding DMT family transporter; protein product: MSHNSSATTLLRPVISTRTSTGIWWGLLGVVAFSFTVPLTRVAVAGMSPLFIGAGRAVVAALLAALALGLTRQRFPRGRQWIRLAVVAGGIVAGFPLLTTFALTSTSASHGAVVIALLPAATATVAVIRGRERPRLLFWALTAVGVVAAVVFALVQSGGFGSLHWADLLLLGAVVAAAIGYAEGGLLARELGAWQTISWALVVASPVMILLTALSLGSGMPGATPLPWLSFAYLGVVSMFLGFFAWYRGLAIGPMAQVSQIQLVQPVMTIAWAGLLLGEPMTWTTVVGGLAVILCAGAAVRVRLRK